A single Lactuca sativa cultivar Salinas chromosome 8, Lsat_Salinas_v11, whole genome shotgun sequence DNA region contains:
- the LOC111899948 gene encoding protein CHUP1, chloroplastic: MIVRLGFIVAASIAAYAVKQVNVKRPPSTGNDESTSGQNKKEEEDKKQITNEEEEEKEEVKLISGLINAQSNTPDFEDDILPEFEDLLSGEIDIPFPTAEKERVYEIEMANNANELERLRNLVKELEEREVKLEGELLEYYGLKEQESDIVELQRQLKIKTVEIDMLNITVKSLQTERKKLQEEVVNGANYKKELDAARNKIKELQRQFQLEANQTKGQLLLLKQQVGILQTKEQDAFKKDTDIERKLKSLKELEVEVVELKRKNRELQHEKRQLVVKLDAAESRVAVLSSTTETEMVARVKEEVNKLAHTNEDLLKQVEGLQMNRFSEVEELVYLRWVNACLRFELRNYETPSGKTSARDLNKNLSPRSQEKAKQLMLEYAGSERGQGGDTDLESNFSQPSSPGSEDFDTASIDSSMSRYSSFSKKPSLIQKLKKWGKSKDDSNYSSALTSPARSFTGGSPRVSVSQKPRGPLEALMLRNAGESVAITTFGVADQDSANSPETPNNVASSFHLMSKSVEGVLDEKYPAYKDRHKLALEREKKIKEKADQARAARFGDSTTSFKPPSYSKSVSLPPKLAQVKERAVISPSADVISGDQSTDGKSTSMPPVSKIPFADIEKRPPRTPRPPPKRTGAAPATTANPVSTGGGPPPPPPPPGAPPPPPPPGGPPRPPPPPGTLARGAGGGDKVHRAPELVEFYQSLMKREAKKDTSIISSSASNTADARSNMIGEIENRSTFLLAVKADVETQGDFVESLASEVRAASFTDIEDLVTFVNWLDEELSFLVDERAVLKHFDWPEGKADAFREAAFEYQDLMKLEKQVSNFVDDPSVPCEPALKKMYKLLEKVENSVYALLRTRDMAMSRYKEFGIPINWLQDSGVVGKIKLSSVQLARKYMKRVASELDALDGPEKEPNREFLVLQGVRFAFRVHQFAGGFDSESMKAFEELRSRMNKQTTEENTPEA, translated from the exons ATGATTGTCAGGTTAGGGTTCATTGTTGCTGCTTCAATTGCAGCTTATGCAGTTAAGCAGGTCAACGTTAAACGTCCTCCGTCAACAG GTAACGATGAATCTACTTCTGGacaaaataaaaaagaagaagaagataaaaaaCAGATTACG AATGAAGAGGAAGAGGAAAAAGAAGAGGTTAAACTAATTAGCGGTTTAATCAATGCACAATCAAACACTCCAGATTTTGAAGATGACATCTTACCTGAATTCGAAGATCTGTTATCCGGCGAGATTGATATTCCGTTTCCGACAGCCGAGAAAGAGCGTGTATACGAAATCGAAATGGCGAACAACGCAAACGAACTCGAACGATTACGGAACTTAGTCAAAGAGCTTGAAGAACGAGAAGTCAAACTCGAAGGCGAACTTCTCGAATACTACGGATTAAAGGAACAGGAATCCGATATCGTTGAATTACAAAGACAATTAAAAATCAAAACAGTCGAGATCGATATGTTGAACATTACCGTCAAATCGTTACAAACCGAGAGAAAAAAGCTTCAAGAAGAAGTCGTTAATGGAGCTAATTATAAAAAGGAATTAGATGCAGCCAGGAATAAAATCAAGGAGCTTCAAAGGCAGTTTCAACTCGAGGCGAATCAAACGAAAGGGCAATTGTTGTTATTGAAACAACAAGTTGGGATTCTTCAAACGAAAGAACAAGATGCATTCAAGAAGGATACTGATATTGAGAGAAAGTTGAAAAGCTTGAAGGAATTAGAAGTGGAAGTTGTTGAGCTTAAAAGGAAGAACAGAGAGCTTCAACATGAAAAGAGACAATTGGTTGTTAAACTTGATGCAGCTGAATCCAGAGTCGCAGTGCTTTCAAGTACAACCGAG ACAGAAATGGTGGCGAGGGTGAAAGAGGAGGTGAACAAATTAGCACACACAAATGAAGATCTGTTAAAGCAAGTCGAAGGACTCCAGATGAACAGATTCAGTGAAGTTGAAGAACTCGTCTACCTTCGTTGGGTTAACGCATGTCTGCGATTCGAGCTTCGAAACTACGAAACACCTTCAGGAAAAACTTCAGCTCGCgatctcaacaaaaatttaagCCCTAGATCGCAAGAAAAAGCCAAACAGTTAATGTTAGAGTACGCAGGATCAGAACGCGGGCAAGGAGGCGACACAGATCTCGAAAGCAACTTCTCTCAACCATCTTCTCCAGGATCCGAAGATTTCGATACGGCTTCCATTGATAGTTCCATGAGTCGATACAGTAGTTTCAGTAAAAAGCCAAGTTTGATTCAAAAACTTAAAAAATGGGGGAAATCGAAAGATGATTCGAATTATTCCAGCGCTCTTACTTCACCTGCAAGGTCGTTTACCGGTGGATCTCCTAGGGTTAGCGTTAGTCAGAAACCGAGAGGTCCGTTAGAAGCTTTGATGTTACGAAACGCAGGTGAATCAGTCGCGATTACTACTTTCGGTGTAGCTGATCAGGATTCCGCTAATTCTCCAGAAACCCCAAATAATGTTGCATCATCGTTTCATTTGATGTCGAAATCGGTTGAAGGCGTTTTGGATGAGAAGTATCCTGCGTATAAAGATCGACATAAGCTTGCATTAGAACGCGAGAAGAAAATCAAGGAAAAAGCCGATCAAGCGAGAGCTGCTAGGTTTGGTGATAGTACTACAAGTTTCAAGCCACCGAGTTACAGTAAATCAGTGAGTTTGCCGCCAAAACTTGCTCAAGTGAAAGAGAGAGCAGTGATTTCTCCTTCTGCTGATGTCATTTCCGGCGATCAGTCAACCGATGGAAAGTCAACGAGCATGCCACCTGTCAGTAAGATTCCATTTGCCGATATTGAAAAGAGACCGCCTAGAACTCCACGTCCTCCTCCGAAACGCACCGGAGCCGCTCCTGCAACCACCGCTAATCCAGTATCTACAGGTGGTGGTCCTCCGCCTCCACCTCCTCCACCAGGTGCTcccccaccaccgccaccacctggCGGCCCACCCCGCCCACCTCCTCCACCGGGAACCCTAGCTAGAGGAGCCGGTGGCGGTGATAAAGTTCATAGAGCTCCAGAGTTGGTTGAATTTTACCAAAGTTTGATGAAACGTGAAGCTAAAAAAGATACGTCAATCATATCTTCATCTGCATCAAACACAGCGGATGCAAGAAGTAACATGATCGGAGAGATTGAAAACCGGTCAACTTTCCTGTTAGCT GTAAAAGCTGACGTGGAAACTCAAGGTGATTTTGTCGAGTCACTTGCATCTGAAGTCCGAGCTGCTTCTTTCACAGATATAGAAGATTTGGTGACTTTCGTGAACTGGCTTGATGAAGAACTCTCATTTTTG GTTGATGAACGGGCAGTCTTGAAGCATTTTGATTGGCCAGAAGGAAAAGCAGATGCATTTAGAGAAGCAGCTTTTGAATATCAAGATCTAATGAAACTCGAAAAACAAGTCTCTAATTTTGTCGATGATCCAAGTGTCCCATGTGAACCCGCTTTGAAGAAAATGTACAAGTTGCTAGAAAA AGTGGAGAACAGTGTTTACGCATTACTAAGGACAAGAGACATGGCAATGTCGAGATATAAAGAATTCGGGATTCCAATAAATTGGTTACAAGATTCCGGAGTTGTAGGCAAG aTCAAGCTTTCGTCTGTGCAATTGGCTAGAAAATACATGAAGCGGGTTGCATCAGAACTTGATGCGTTGGATGGACCCGAGAAAGAACCAAACAGAGAGTTTTTGGTGCTTCAGGGTGTGCGATTTGCTTTTCGTGTTCATCAG TTTGCAGGAGGGTTTGATTCAGAGAGTATGAAGGCATTTGAAGAACTAAGAAGCCGAATGAACAAACAAACAACCGAAGAAAATACGCCTGAAGCTTGA